The Solibacillus sp. FSL W7-1436 genome window below encodes:
- a CDS encoding acetylornithine transaminase, giving the protein MSALFQNYARRPFAIVEGKGTEVFDTTGKRYLDFTSGIAVCSLGHAHPSIVEAIQKQSQKLWHISNLFESPGQEKLAASLVKDLHLSYAFFCNSGAEANEAAIKLVRKHTGKHKIIVFEQSFHGRTFGAMSATGQDKVRKGFGPLVSEFVTLPFNDVEALKAAVDSDTAAIMLEMIQGEGGVNPVTDEFAQAIHEIQQSSDILVIVDEVQTGIGRTGTRFAYEQTAIKPDIVSMAKGLGGGFPIGGILGTEKLFNTFNAGTHGTTFGGNPLGVAVAQTVIDQIFNDAFLENVKQKSTYFINKLEEAFPEDKYKVQGKGLMLGLSLGGEDVAPYVAALDKAGLLTVAAGPKVIRLLPPLTVSEQEIDEAVNLLKDVLRAEQLSI; this is encoded by the coding sequence ATGAGTGCATTATTCCAAAATTACGCAAGAAGACCTTTTGCTATTGTCGAAGGAAAAGGAACAGAAGTATTTGATACGACAGGGAAAAGATATTTAGATTTTACGAGCGGCATTGCTGTTTGTAGTTTAGGGCATGCACATCCATCAATCGTTGAAGCTATTCAAAAACAAAGTCAAAAACTGTGGCATATTAGTAACTTATTTGAAAGTCCAGGACAGGAAAAACTTGCAGCATCACTAGTAAAAGATTTGCATTTATCCTATGCGTTTTTCTGTAACAGTGGTGCAGAAGCGAATGAAGCAGCTATTAAATTAGTACGTAAGCATACAGGGAAACATAAAATCATCGTGTTTGAACAGAGTTTTCACGGACGTACATTCGGTGCGATGAGCGCAACTGGACAAGATAAAGTACGTAAAGGCTTCGGTCCTTTAGTAAGTGAGTTTGTGACATTGCCGTTTAATGATGTTGAAGCATTAAAAGCGGCGGTTGATTCAGATACTGCTGCAATTATGCTGGAAATGATTCAAGGTGAAGGCGGAGTAAATCCCGTGACGGATGAATTCGCGCAAGCCATTCATGAAATTCAGCAATCATCGGATATTTTAGTCATTGTTGATGAAGTACAAACAGGTATCGGGCGTACAGGAACACGTTTTGCATATGAACAGACAGCTATCAAACCGGATATTGTGTCCATGGCAAAAGGTCTTGGCGGCGGTTTCCCGATTGGGGGAATCCTTGGGACAGAGAAGCTGTTTAACACATTTAATGCCGGTACACACGGCACGACATTCGGCGGAAATCCTTTAGGGGTTGCCGTTGCACAAACGGTTATCGATCAAATATTCAATGATGCCTTTTTGGAAAATGTAAAACAAAAATCGACGTACTTTATAAATAAACTGGAAGAAGCTTTTCCGGAAGATAAATATAAGGTTCAAGGTAAAGGATTAATGCTTGGTCTAAGCCTTGGCGGCGAAGATGTGGCACCTTATGTGGCCGCATTGGATAAAGCCGGTCTATTGACGGTTGCAGCCGGTCCGAAAGTAATCCGGTTATTACCTCCTTTAACAGTGAGCGAACAGGAAATTGATGAAGCAGTCAATTTACTAAAAGATGTATTAAGAGCGGAACAATTATCAATTTAA
- the argB gene encoding acetylglutamate kinase, giving the protein MTTFKSTHHTARKMVIKLGGSTLEGLNETFFRNFKALQEQGIQLIITHGGGPAINRELAAAGIESHTINGLRVTSEEMIGIVQSTLIGKVNPSLVHELHTANISAIGLNGFDGGLLESEFLDKEIYAYVGEVKHVNINMLNSLTEAGIVPVIACIGATKDGQALNINGDTVASEIALAVEADCLLLVTDVAGIRIQDEYQTEVTPGLIEQWIGEGHIYGGMLPKVQGALNCLKAGIPSVQIVNETLTGTTILSEELVK; this is encoded by the coding sequence ATGACTACGTTCAAATCAACGCATCATACCGCTCGTAAAATGGTCATCAAGCTTGGCGGCAGCACATTAGAAGGTCTTAATGAGACCTTCTTTCGCAATTTTAAAGCATTGCAGGAACAAGGTATCCAACTCATCATTACACATGGCGGAGGGCCTGCAATTAACCGTGAATTAGCCGCGGCAGGAATCGAGTCACATACAATAAACGGACTGCGTGTAACGAGTGAAGAAATGATTGGTATTGTACAGTCAACTTTAATCGGAAAAGTAAATCCTTCACTTGTCCATGAGCTCCATACAGCAAATATTTCTGCCATTGGACTGAACGGGTTTGATGGCGGGTTGCTAGAGAGTGAATTTTTAGATAAAGAAATTTACGCATATGTAGGAGAAGTGAAGCATGTTAATATTAATATGTTAAATTCTTTGACGGAAGCTGGAATTGTACCTGTTATTGCCTGTATCGGTGCAACGAAGGATGGGCAGGCACTGAACATTAATGGCGATACAGTGGCAAGTGAAATTGCATTGGCTGTAGAGGCAGATTGTCTCCTGCTAGTGACGGATGTTGCCGGTATTCGCATACAGGATGAATACCAGACGGAAGTGACACCAGGCTTAATCGAACAATGGATTGGCGAAGGGCATATATACGGCGGGATGCTTCCGAAAGTGCAAGGCGCCCTTAATTGTTTGAAGGCAGGTATTCCTTCTGTTCAAATTGTTAATGAAACTTTAACCGGGACGACTATTTTAAGTGAGGAGCTAGTGAAATGA
- the argJ gene encoding bifunctional ornithine acetyltransferase/N-acetylglutamate synthase, with the protein MTSTIEMKKLSSKNIVSPKGFTAAGVHCGLKHKKKDLAILVSEVPASVAGVFTTNAVQAAPLKVTKEVVYETKKMQAIIVNSGNANACTGKQGLLDAYEMQLLAAQKLGIASNLVGVASTGVIGEIMKMEPVKKGVELLNPDSKLESGIDFSQAILTTDTVMKNTTYATIIDGKEVIVSGTAKGSGMIEPNMATMLGFITTDANIESEDLQKALSSVTDCTFNSITVDGDTSTNDTVIVMANGLAGNEPLSPAHPDWENFYTALRLVAEDLAKSIARDGEGATKLIEVEVDGAVSDEEARKIAKTVVGSPLVKTAVFGCDANWGRIIAAVGYSGAVIDPDKITIKIGGATMVENGEPIKFSEEELIGILKQHEVKIYVSLEVGNGHGFAWGCDLTYDYVQINASYRS; encoded by the coding sequence ATGAAAAAATTATCAAGCAAAAATATCGTATCACCAAAAGGGTTTACTGCAGCAGGTGTTCATTGCGGACTTAAACATAAGAAAAAAGATTTAGCGATTCTAGTTAGTGAAGTACCAGCTAGCGTTGCCGGTGTATTTACGACAAATGCAGTCCAGGCAGCACCTTTAAAAGTAACAAAAGAAGTTGTATATGAAACGAAAAAAATGCAGGCGATCATCGTAAATTCAGGAAATGCCAATGCATGCACAGGAAAACAAGGTTTATTGGACGCATATGAAATGCAACTGCTTGCCGCACAAAAGCTTGGCATTGCATCCAATTTGGTAGGGGTAGCCTCTACGGGTGTCATCGGTGAAATCATGAAGATGGAGCCGGTTAAAAAAGGTGTGGAACTACTAAATCCCGATTCAAAGCTAGAAAGCGGAATTGATTTTTCACAGGCTATTTTAACGACAGATACAGTAATGAAAAATACAACTTATGCAACGATCATTGATGGCAAGGAAGTAATTGTTTCAGGAACAGCGAAAGGCTCTGGGATGATTGAACCAAATATGGCCACAATGCTCGGGTTTATTACAACAGATGCCAATATTGAATCAGAAGATCTGCAAAAAGCATTATCGAGTGTAACGGATTGCACATTCAACTCGATCACAGTTGATGGAGATACATCAACGAACGATACGGTTATTGTAATGGCTAACGGCTTAGCAGGAAATGAACCACTATCTCCTGCACATCCGGACTGGGAAAACTTTTACACAGCACTGCGTCTTGTAGCGGAAGATTTAGCAAAGTCAATTGCACGTGACGGAGAAGGCGCGACAAAGCTGATTGAAGTAGAAGTGGATGGAGCAGTTTCAGATGAAGAGGCACGTAAAATCGCTAAAACAGTAGTAGGTTCACCACTTGTGAAAACAGCAGTGTTTGGCTGTGATGCAAACTGGGGCCGTATTATTGCAGCAGTTGGCTATTCCGGAGCTGTGATCGACCCTGATAAAATCACAATCAAAATTGGTGGAGCTACAATGGTGGAAAATGGCGAACCAATTAAGTTTTCCGAAGAAGAACTCATCGGAATTTTAAAACAGCATGAAGTAAAAATATATGTGTCACTGGAAGTCGGCAATGGGCACGGATTTGCATGGGGGTGTGATTTGACTTATGACTACGTTCAAATCAACGCATCATACCGCTCGTAA